The Streptomyces sp. NBC_00335 DNA window AGATGGCCCGTCTGGAAGATCCACACCATCGCTCCCAGGACGGCCGTCAGGCTCAGGGCGTTCAGCGCGATGGCCTTGAGGGGCAGGAGCAGGCTGCGGGTGAAGCCGAAGAGCAGCAGGAACGTGGTGACGGTGATCAGGGCGAGCGCCGGCGGAATCCGGTCGCCCACCGTGTCCTTGGCGTCGACCAGTACCGCGCTCGGTCCGCCGACCAGGACCTCGGTGCCCGCCGGGGCGGGGATCTCGCGGACTTCGTGCACGAGCTGCTGGGCAGCCCGCGAGCGGGGGTCGACCCGCGGCACCACGGAGAGCTGGGCCAGACCGTCGTCCGCGGGCCCGGCGACCCGGGAAACCCGGGCGACGTGGGGGAGCGCGGACAGCCTGCGGACGTAGTCCTCACCCGCGGACCGGGGCGCCGTGCCCGTCACGGAGACGGTGAGCGCGTCGGCGCCCCTCATGTCGAACGCGTCGCGCACCAGGTCACCGGTCTGCCGGCTGGACGCGCTCGTCGGCAGCGCCCGGTCGTCCGGGGTGGCGAAACCGGCGTGCGCGAACGGCGCGGCCAGGACCACCAGCAGGCCGATCACCGGCAGCGCCGCGAGCAGCGGGCGGCGTACGACGATCCGCGCCAGCCCCTCCCAGAAGCGCGATCCGGAGCCCGTACGGGCCCTGCGGCGCCACGGCACGGGCCAGGCGTTCACGCGCTTGCCGAGCAGCGTGAGCAGAGCGGGCAGGACGGTCACGGCGCTCGCGGCGGCGATGGCCACCACGGCGATGCCCGCGTAGGCGAAGGAGCGCAGGAAGTACGGCGGGAACACCAGCAGCGTCGCGAGCGCGGCGCAGACCGTCGCGGCACTGAAGGCGATCGTGTGGCCGGCGGTGCGCACGGTCCGGATGGCGGCCGTCCGCGGCAGGTACCCGGCGGCGAGCTCCTCGCGGAACCGCGAGACGATCAGCAGCCCGTAGTCGATGCCCAGCCCCAGGCCGAGCGCCGTGGTGAGGTTCAGCGCGAACACCGACACGTCGGTGACGGAGCCGAGGACGCTCAGGACCAGCAGGGTCCCGGCGATGGCGAGGACCCCGATCAGCAGCGGCAGTGCGGCGGCCACGACGCTGCCGAACGCCAGGACCAGCAGGATCAGGGTGCCCGGCAGCACGACGGCCTCGGCACGCTTCAGGTCGGACTCCGCGATGTCCTGAAGCTCCGCGTCGGTGAGCGCCGACCCTCCCACGTGCACGGTCAGGGCCGCGTCGGAAGCGCCGCGGGCGGTCAGCTCCGCGCTCAGCCGCTCGACCCGCGCACCGAGCTGTTCGCCCTCCCCGTCCACGTGCGCGACCAGCATGGCCGCGTCGCCGACCCGGCTGCGCAGCTCCGCCGCGCCACCGGTCCAGTACGAGGCCACGCCGCTCACGTGCGGCTGGGCGGCGAGCCGACGGGTCAGTTCCTCGCCCTCGCTCCGGGCCGCCGGGCCGTCGACGGAACCGTCGCGGGCCTGTGCGACGACGATCAGGTTGGGGGATGCCCCCAGGTGCTCGGCGGCCATGCGGGCGGCGCGGCTGGACTGGGACCGGGGATCGTCGTACCCCTGCGTCTTCAGCCGGCCGGTGGCCTCCGCGCCGAACACGACGGACAGGGCGAGGAACACGAGGGCGGCGAAGAGGACGAGTCCGGGACGGCGGGTCACGAAGACACCTGCACGACGGGACATCGGGGTCTCCGATCCGGGTGGCGGTTCGTCCTGCTCTGGTGCAGGACGGCGGACCTCCACCGTGCCCCGGCCGGGGGGCGGGGCCGTAGCCCCGGCTACTCGTTACTTGACAGGAGCCCTCCGTGCGTCCTGGCTCGTCCCCCACCCTCCCTCGGGGCGCTCCGTGCCGGACGGCTTGAGCAGACCCGGCAGCTGATCCTCGCCATGCTGAGCTCCAAGGCGGCCCGACCGCTGCGGGAGCAGGGCCGCAGACACCGGTGCCAGTCGGTGGAGGCGGCGCTGGCCGAGCTCACGGCGCAGGCCGACCCGGTGGCCCGCCGCCGCGCGGTCGCCGTGCTGTACCTGCTGGTCAGCGCCCCGGACTGGCAGGCCATGCGGCTGCAGGCGGGGCTCTACGGGGCCGAGGCCGGCAAGGCTGCCGCCTGGGCGGTGCGGGTGCTCACGGACGAGCTGCGCCGAGACCCGGACGGCCCGCTACGGGACCCGGGCGGATGACCGGCGAGGAGGAGGGTGGGGGATTCGGCGCACTCGGCCGCCGCGCTCGCCCACCGTGAGCGGCTCGGGCTGCCCGGCCGCCCCAGAGTGGCAGTGGTGGTGCAGGAGCTGGTGGTACCCGAGCGCGCCGGGGTCCTGCCGCCTCCGTCTGCTCCGGCGCCGACCGATGACCGGGGCCGCGCCCCGCACTGACCCGCGCCGGCCGGTCACCGACACGCCCGCCTACCGCAGCCCCGGCAGGGCGTTTCCAGATGGCCTGTCACACGCCTGTGACGCGGACCGGACCATTCCACCCACACAAGATCACTAGTTTTCCTTCCGTAGCCGGCAGCCCGAACTCAACGGCCTCCACCGGAAGAGACCACGGCGGCTCTCCCCACCCACGGCAAAGCTCCAAGGAATCGTCATGCGTACCGCGCTCCGCGTCACCACCACCGCCCTTGCCCTCTTCGGCGCGGCGATCGTCGCCCCCGCCACGGCCTTCGCGGCCCCTGCCCCTGCCCCGGCCCAGCAGGATTCCCCCGCGCGCACCCTGGTGGTCGCCGAGAACTGCGTCAAGAGCCAGGTCATCCCGTCCCTGTTCGACGGCCTGACGGTCAAGCTGACCAACAGTGCCCACACCGGCGCCACGGCGCAGCTGCGCGACGAGAGCGGCAAGGTACTCGGCACGGTCGACCAGTCCAAGCCGCTGGACCTGGCCAACGGCCTGCGGATCGACGGCGTGCTGTCCACCGCGCCCGTCTTCAAGCAGCGCACCCAGGGCGGCGACGCGCCGTGGACCGCCACCGCGTTCCCGAAGCTGCCCAAGGACTGCAACACCGCCGGCAGCCTCTACTCCACGACGAAGTTCGGCAGCCTGACCGTCAAGACCTACAAGGCCGGCCCGCAGCTCTTCAGCTCGTACATCGTCGAGAACGGCAAGCGTGTCGGCTTCCTGCACCCGGCGCCCAACGCCTACCAGGACGTCCGCAAGGTCGGCGACCGCTACGTCCGCCTCACCGTCGACGGCGAGATCCACAGCTGGACCGGTGCCACCACCGTCTCCCCGAAGCTCGGCGTCTATTCGGTCGCGGGCGGCACGAAGGTCCGCCTGGTGAAGAAGGACGGGCTGTACGGCGTCCAGATGACCTCGCGCGGCACCTGGAGCAACTGGACCTACTTCGCCAAGGGCAAGCCCGTGATCCTCCAGTCCGACAACACCATCGTCGTGCTGAACGCGAACGGCACCCTCTCCAACTTCGTCTACGGCATCGCCCGTCAGACCGCACCGGTCTGGAACCGCGCCTGATCATCCGCCGACCGGCCGCCGCCCCCTGCCGCTCACCCACTGACCCGGCTCGGGCACCGTCCCACCCGCATCACCCGCATCACCCGCACCACCCCGAAGGGGGCCGCCTCGGCAGACACTCTGCCGAGGCGGCCCCCTTCCGTGCGTGGAGTCCCTTTCGCTCCTGATCGCTGCTGAGTTCAGGAGCCTTCGATCGGCCCGGCCCGGTCCCAGCCGGGCGCTCGCACGTCGATCGTGAGACCTCCCGCCCCGACCTCCTCACCGCAGGTCCGGCACGTCGACGTCAGATCCAGGTCGTGCTCGGTGTCGTGTTCCGAACCGGGCCCGCCGCGATGGCGGAAGGCGACCGGGGGAGTGTCGACCGCCCAGCGATCGCCCCAGGCCAGAAGCGCGCGCATCACCGGTGCGAGGTCACGGCCGGCCTCCGTGAGGTGGTACTCGAAGCGCAACGGGCGCTCGCTGTAGGCGTGGCGCTCGACCACGCCCGCCTCCTCCAGAGCGCGGAGTCTGGCGGCGAGGCGGTCGCGGGGAGCGCCGGTGTTGCGCACGATCTGGTCGAAGCGCTGGTTGCCGTAGAAGATCTCGCGGATCGCCAGGAGGGCCCAGCGTTCGCCGACGAGTTGCAGTGCGGCGGCCACGGAGCACGGCCGGCCGGGCACTTCGGGGTGCGGAACCGAGTTCTCGCCCTGCTTCGCGTTCGAGGTCACGTCCCCATCCTCTCTCTAGTGCGTTGTGTTTTCAAACTCACACGGCTAGCCTCCGGTCCATGACAGTTGGAAAATCAAACCCTCACAGGGCGACCCGAGCCGTGTTCGCGACGGTCGTGGCCGCGGTCTTCATGTCCAACCTCGACCTCTTCATCGTCAACGTGGCCCTCCCGGCGATCGGCCGCTCGTTCGGCGACAGCGACCTCGGCTCCCTGTCCTGGGTCCTCAACGGCTACGCGATCGTCTTCGCCGCGCTCCTCGTGCCCGCCGGCCGCATCGCCGACCGCTCCGGCCACAAGCCGGTCTTCCTGACGGGATTGGCGGTGTTCACCCTCGCCTCGGTCGGCTGCGCACTCGCCCCGAACGTCGAGACGCTGGTCGCGGCACGGCTCGTACAGGCCGCCGGCGCGGCGCTGCTGATGCCGACGTCGCTCGCACTGCTGCTCGACACGACGGCGCCCGAGAAGCGCGCCGGGGCGGTGCGGGCCTGGGCGTCGATCGGCGGGATCGCCGCCGGACTCGGACCGGTGGCCGGCGGGCTGCTGGCCGAGGCCGGATGGCGCTGGGTGTTCATCGTCAACGTGCCGGTGGGGGTCGCGGCCTTCGTCCTCGGAGCCAAGGTGCTGCCGTCGCCCGGACGCGCCGGGGCGCAGAAGAGCCCGCTGCCCGACCTGTTCGGTGCCGCCCTTCTCACCGGATCGATCGCAGCGCTCGCACTCGGCCTGGTCAAGGCTCCCGACTGGGGTTGGACGAGCGCCGGCACCCTCGGAGGCCTGGCTGCCGCGGTGCTGCTCGGCGTCTGGTTCGTCCTGCGCTCGGCCCGCCACCCCGTGCCGATCGTCGAGCTCCCGCTCCTCCGGGTTCCGGAATTCGCCTCTGCCGCGGCAGCCCTGACCCTGTTCACCGTCGCCTTCGCCGGAATGCTGCTCGGCGCGGTGTTGTGGTGCCAGGGCGTGTGGGGCTACTCGGCGCTGCGCACCGGGCTCGCCATCGCGCCGGGACCCTTGCTGGTACCGCCGGTCGCGCTGCGGATCGGTCCCGCCGTCGCCAGATTCGGTGCGGGCCGCGTCGCGATGGCGGGGACCGTCCTGTTCGCGGCCGGCATCCTGTGGTGGGCCGCGACGCTCGACACCGGCTCGGCCTACGCCGCCTCGCTCCTGCCGGGCATGCTGCTGACCGGCCTCGGCGTCGGCATGACGCTCCCGGTCCTGACCGGGGCCTCGGCGGCAGCACTGCCGCCGTCCCGCTTCGCCACGGGCTCGGCCATCACCTCGATGGGCCGCCAGGTCGGCGCGGTCCTCGGCGTCGCGATCCTGGTCGGCATCCTCGGCACACCGGCCCCCGCAGGCATCGTCGCCGCGTTCCAGCACGGTTGGTACGCGGTCGCCGCGGCGTCCCTGCTCGCCGCGTGCGCGACGGTCCCGCTCGTCCGCAAGCCGCGACCGGCCGCCGCCACGACGACCGGTCGCGCAGAGGCCGCGATGGTGGGCGACGCCTGAGGAGAGGGCCCCGTACGTGGACGGCGGACGGGACCCGCACGCGCCCGAAGGGCCGCTGACGGGCCACGGGACCAGTCGGCGCCAGAAAGTTACCGAAGGGTAGTCATGGGGTGAGTCGGGGAGGTAGCGTCTGCCTTCTTGAAGGGAGCACCATGCCTCGTACGCTGACGGTGTCAGACAGCATCGTCGTCAATGTCCGCCCCGCAGAGGTCTACCGGCGCGTATCCGATCCTGCGCGGATGGGTGACTGGAGCCCGGAGAACCTCGGCGCCACCGTGCGCGGGGGTACCCGGGAACCGAGCGTCGGGATGGTCTTCGACGGGCGGAACAAGCGCGGCGCCTTCCGCTGGACCACCCGGTGCACCGTGACGGCACTCGAGCCGGACAGGTTGTTCCGGTTCCGGGTGCATGCCATCGGTGTCAAGCGGCCGCGGCTGCCGGGTCCCATCGCCACATGGGAGTACCGCTTCGAGCCCGTCCCGGAGGGGACCCGGGTGACCGAGACGTGGACCGACGACCGCCGGTCGTGGCCGGACTTCGTGGCGAACACCTTCGACCGGGTGGCGACCGGCGGAAGCGTCTTCGCCGATTTCCAGCGCAGGAACATCGGTACGACCCTGCGCAACCTCAAGAAGGCTTTGGAAACGGGCTGACATACCGGTTCCGCACGCCTCGGTCAGCCGGACATGGGTGAGAACACCTACGGCGTGCGGGTCATGGGCTTCAAGGTTCAACACGATCGGTCAGCGGCCCCGCGCGCCAACCCGGGAGACCCTTGTCCAGCCACTCCTCGACGGTCCGCCGCCACGGGTCGGTGGAGTCGCTGTCGGCGACATCCGCCCACGTGTCCGCAGCCGACTCCGGATCGACGACCAGGCAGTCGAGGTAGGCGTCGAAGCTGTCGGCAACCTTGGTGAAGACATCGTTCGACAGGTGTCCAGGCCAGGAAATGCCATGCAAGAAGGCGTGGAGCTGACCGTGGGTAGCGGGATTCAGATCCAGGAACAGGGTGTCGCTGCCGCCGTTCCGGGCAATCGGCAGAAGGCCCGTGAGCGAGACCTCATCGGCGAGCCACCCCTGACGACTGCGGCGGTATTCGCCGAGCAACGTCCCCCAGCCGTACTCGCCATCGCCATCGCGGCCGAGTTGGTAGAGGTCGTCGAAGCTCTGCAACGGCTCGGGTTCACAGTCGGGCAGGCGGACCGAGTAGGTGAGGCTCTCCCCGCCCGCCAATTCCAGGAACGACCGGTATGACGCCGGCAGGGGCAGTCCGATCTCCTGCTCAAGACGTCTCAGCTCGGCTGCTTCGAACGGCCTGAACGGCCCCACGACCAAGCGGCCCCGATACCAGCGCGATATTTCCTCCGACACGGACCGATCATCGCACCTACGAAGGACCCGAGCGCCGGCTTCCACCTGCTCCGGAAGATGATGCTGCTACAGCAGCCCCGCAATGGTCGTTCGGATCCGCCGCTCCCGCCGATACGCCCCTGGCGGGGCGCCGAAGTGCCGTTTGAAAGCCTTCGCGAACGCGAATTCCGAGGTGTAGCCGGCGTTCTCGGCCACGGTGCTCAGCGAGTCGGCCGTCTCGCGCAGCATCCGCGCCGCGACGGCCATGCGCCACGTCGTCAGGTAGCTGAGCGGCGGCTCGCCGACCACCGTGGTGAACCGCCGGGCGAACGCGGCGCGCGACAGCCCGGCCCGGCTCCCCAGCGATTCGACGGTCCACGGATGCGCCGGGTCGTCGTGGATCGCTTTCAGCGCCGGGGCGATCAACGGGTCGTTCAGTGCCGAGGCCCAGCCCTGC harbors:
- a CDS encoding MMPL family transporter; its protein translation is MSRRAGVFVTRRPGLVLFAALVFLALSVVFGAEATGRLKTQGYDDPRSQSSRAARMAAEHLGASPNLIVVAQARDGSVDGPAARSEGEELTRRLAAQPHVSGVASYWTGGAAELRSRVGDAAMLVAHVDGEGEQLGARVERLSAELTARGASDAALTVHVGGSALTDAELQDIAESDLKRAEAVVLPGTLILLVLAFGSVVAAALPLLIGVLAIAGTLLVLSVLGSVTDVSVFALNLTTALGLGLGIDYGLLIVSRFREELAAGYLPRTAAIRTVRTAGHTIAFSAATVCAALATLLVFPPYFLRSFAYAGIAVVAIAAASAVTVLPALLTLLGKRVNAWPVPWRRRARTGSGSRFWEGLARIVVRRPLLAALPVIGLLVVLAAPFAHAGFATPDDRALPTSASSRQTGDLVRDAFDMRGADALTVSVTGTAPRSAGEDYVRRLSALPHVARVSRVAGPADDGLAQLSVVPRVDPRSRAAQQLVHEVREIPAPAGTEVLVGGPSAVLVDAKDTVGDRIPPALALITVTTFLLLFGFTRSLLLPLKAIALNALSLTAVLGAMVWIFQTGHLSGLLGFTPGPLSTTMPVLLFCILFGLSVDYEVFVLARIKEAHDAGANNTDSIVTGIARTGGIVTTAGALLAFTLLSFGTSQVSLLQFFGIGAGLGVLLDATLVRGVLVPALMRLAGGLNWWAPKALKPKAPQPAPRPPPVTARRCAPGRCSPSRTVVRTHAHARR
- a CDS encoding winged helix-turn-helix transcriptional regulator — encoded protein: MTSNAKQGENSVPHPEVPGRPCSVAAALQLVGERWALLAIREIFYGNQRFDQIVRNTGAPRDRLAARLRALEEAGVVERHAYSERPLRFEYHLTEAGRDLAPVMRALLAWGDRWAVDTPPVAFRHRGGPGSEHDTEHDLDLTSTCRTCGEEVGAGGLTIDVRAPGWDRAGPIEGS
- a CDS encoding MFS transporter, producing MFATVVAAVFMSNLDLFIVNVALPAIGRSFGDSDLGSLSWVLNGYAIVFAALLVPAGRIADRSGHKPVFLTGLAVFTLASVGCALAPNVETLVAARLVQAAGAALLMPTSLALLLDTTAPEKRAGAVRAWASIGGIAAGLGPVAGGLLAEAGWRWVFIVNVPVGVAAFVLGAKVLPSPGRAGAQKSPLPDLFGAALLTGSIAALALGLVKAPDWGWTSAGTLGGLAAAVLLGVWFVLRSARHPVPIVELPLLRVPEFASAAAALTLFTVAFAGMLLGAVLWCQGVWGYSALRTGLAIAPGPLLVPPVALRIGPAVARFGAGRVAMAGTVLFAAGILWWAATLDTGSAYAASLLPGMLLTGLGVGMTLPVLTGASAAALPPSRFATGSAITSMGRQVGAVLGVAILVGILGTPAPAGIVAAFQHGWYAVAAASLLAACATVPLVRKPRPAAATTTGRAEAAMVGDA
- a CDS encoding SRPBCC family protein: MPRTLTVSDSIVVNVRPAEVYRRVSDPARMGDWSPENLGATVRGGTREPSVGMVFDGRNKRGAFRWTTRCTVTALEPDRLFRFRVHAIGVKRPRLPGPIATWEYRFEPVPEGTRVTETWTDDRRSWPDFVANTFDRVATGGSVFADFQRRNIGTTLRNLKKALETG
- a CDS encoding SMI1/KNR4 family protein, which encodes MSEEISRWYRGRLVVGPFRPFEAAELRRLEQEIGLPLPASYRSFLELAGGESLTYSVRLPDCEPEPLQSFDDLYQLGRDGDGEYGWGTLLGEYRRSRQGWLADEVSLTGLLPIARNGGSDTLFLDLNPATHGQLHAFLHGISWPGHLSNDVFTKVADSFDAYLDCLVVDPESAADTWADVADSDSTDPWRRTVEEWLDKGLPGWRAGPLTDRVEP